The Anabrus simplex isolate iqAnaSimp1 chromosome 1, ASM4041472v1, whole genome shotgun sequence genome window below encodes:
- the LOC136884805 gene encoding protein D1, producing the protein MCYFLLYFVVLLLNANLLLCIDREFDFVPDVVRNSPETVLNVTFDNEKLHLGDELTPTKVKDQPHISWSAKPDEFYTVVMTDPDAPSRADPKFREFLHWLVINVPGEEIANGETLAQYVGSGPPKGTGLHRYVLLVFRQPDKIAFDGLRLSNRSRMGRKNFSIQKFAEKYGLELPAVAGTYYRAAWDDYVPTVHKQLSGE; encoded by the coding sequence ATGTGTTACTTCCTTTTATATTTCGTAGTTTTACTTTTGAATGCAAATTTGTTACTGTGCATTGATCGCGAGTTCGATTTTGTCCCAGATGTTGTACGTAACTCTCCTGAAACTGTCTTGAATGTTACATTCGACAATGAGAAACTTCATCTTGGTGATGAACTGACACCAACAAAAGTAAAAGATCAGCCTCATATTTCGTGGTCAGCAAAGCCAGATGAATTTTACACCGTCGTTATGACAGATCCGGATGCACCCAGCAGAGCAGATCCTAAGTTTCGTGAGTTTCTGCACTGGTTAGTGATTAATGTACCAGGTGAAGAAATAGCCAACGGAGAAACACTCGCGCAGTATGTTGGATCTGGACCTCCCAAAGGTACCGGTTTGCATCGTTACGTCTTGTTGGTCTTCAGACAACCAGATAAAATTGCTTTTGATGGACTTCGACTCAGCAACAGGTCTCGAATGGGAAGAAAGAACTTTTCTATCCAGAAGTTCGCTGAAAAGTACGGATTAGAACTGCCTGCTGTAGCTGGAACGTATTATCGTGCTGCGTGGGATGATTATGTACCAACAGTGCATAAGCAGTTGAGTGGGGAATAA